Proteins encoded within one genomic window of Oscarella lobularis chromosome 6, ooOscLobu1.1, whole genome shotgun sequence:
- the LOC136188293 gene encoding tRNA methyltransferase 10 homolog B-like isoform X1 — MRRSFLSLLRVSSFRTSSRSFASRWRAEKRERAQIAMQSPETPKIVIDLSLTHGVTLRETRILANQIQLIYDSNLNHASPVHRMITSYDENSLLWKEMSKGFRHSLKNIPIDFRHDDFWTIFENNLSNLIYLSPDSPNDLVDVNDSKVHVLGGIVDHQINKCVSSNRASSHKVATAKLPILEHFSTQKSYSTVLSINQERSLYLFKYLIACRRTEVLEIG; from the exons ATGCGGAGATCttttctgtctcttcttcgcgtttcttcgtttcgaacgaGCTCCCGAA GTTTCGCGTCCCGATGGCGCGCggaaaagcgagaaagagcgCAAATCGCCATGCAATCGCCCGAAACGccaaaaatcgtcatcgaTTTGAGTTTGACGCATGGAGTGACACTAAGA GAAACGCGAATATTGGCTAATCAAATTCAGCTAATCTACGACTCGAATCTCAATCACGCGAGTCCCGTACATCGAATGATTACGAGCTacgacgaaaattcgctACTGTGGAAAGAAATGAGCAAAGGATTTCGTCATTCATTGAAAAATATTCCA attgaTTTTCGACACGACGACTTTTGGACGATATTTGAAAACAATCTTTCAAATCTCATTTACCTCAGTCCAGATTCTCCCAACG atttaGTCGATGTGAACGATTCCAAAGTTCATGTACTCGGAGGAATCGTGGATCACCAAATCAATAAG TGCGTTTCCTCGAACCGCGCATCTTCTCACAAAGTCGCAACCGCGAAACTTCCAATTTTAGAACACTTTTCAACGCAGAAATCCTACTCAACAGTACTCTCCATAAATCAAG AGCGGAGCCTCTATCTCTTTAAGTA
- the LOC136188299 gene encoding exocyst complex component 3-like: protein MIDNGQVLEAHKRLMELETTRDDLLLQLHRTTSERIDSKHPVNHYFINMMEISDKLANHLWWFILQRALNVVQSDPTQLVTALRVIEREEKSDKKALDREKQTGFLPPGRPKRWRKKCLDTLEKATVERFESQPQTDDTIWLAVYLERVKRIIVDDLTTVKRLFVPCFPPSYNILICTSICTTDAFKIW from the exons ATGATAGATAACGGTCAAGTATTGGAAGCCCACAAGAG gtTAATGGAactcgagacgacgagagatGATTTGCTTCTGCAGCTTCatcggacgacgtcggaaaGAATCGACTCAAAACAC CCAGTGAATCATTACTTTATTAATATGATGGAGATATCC GACAAGCTTGCTAATCACTTATGGTGGTTTATATTGCAGCGGGCTCTAAATGTCGTACAAAGCGATCCAACTCAGCTCGTGACAGCGCTGCGAGTTATCGAACGAGAGGAAAA GTCAGACAAAAAGGCTTTAGATAGAGAAAAGCAGACGGGTTTCCTGCCACCCGGACGACCGAAGCGATGGCGCAAAAAGTGCTTAGATACGCTGGAAAAAGCAACAGTCGAACG GTTTGAGAGTCAACCGCAAACTGACGACACCATCTGGCTAGCTGTGTATTTAGAAAGAGTGAAACGAATTATTGTGGATGATTTGACCACTGTCAAG aggCTCTTCGTTCCTTGTTTTCCACCGTCCTATAACATTTTGATTTGTACGTCAATATGTACCACAGATGCCTTCAAAATTTGGTAA
- the LOC136188293 gene encoding tRNA methyltransferase 10 homolog B-like isoform X3 has protein sequence MQSPETPKIVIDLSLTHGVTLRETRILANQIQLIYDSNLNHASPVHRMITSYDENSLLWKEMSKGFRHSLKNIPIDFRHDDFWTIFENNLSNLIYLSPDSPNDLVDVNDSKVHVLGGIVDHQINKCVSSNRASSHKVATAKLPILEHFSTQKSYSTVLSINQERSLYLFKYLIACRRTEVLEIG, from the exons ATGCAATCGCCCGAAACGccaaaaatcgtcatcgaTTTGAGTTTGACGCATGGAGTGACACTAAGA GAAACGCGAATATTGGCTAATCAAATTCAGCTAATCTACGACTCGAATCTCAATCACGCGAGTCCCGTACATCGAATGATTACGAGCTacgacgaaaattcgctACTGTGGAAAGAAATGAGCAAAGGATTTCGTCATTCATTGAAAAATATTCCA attgaTTTTCGACACGACGACTTTTGGACGATATTTGAAAACAATCTTTCAAATCTCATTTACCTCAGTCCAGATTCTCCCAACG atttaGTCGATGTGAACGATTCCAAAGTTCATGTACTCGGAGGAATCGTGGATCACCAAATCAATAAG TGCGTTTCCTCGAACCGCGCATCTTCTCACAAAGTCGCAACCGCGAAACTTCCAATTTTAGAACACTTTTCAACGCAGAAATCCTACTCAACAGTACTCTCCATAAATCAAG AGCGGAGCCTCTATCTCTTTAAGTA
- the LOC136188293 gene encoding tRNA methyltransferase 10 homolog B-like isoform X2: protein MRRSFLSLLRVSSFRTSSRSFASRWRAEKRERAQIAMQSPETPKIVIDLSLTHGVTLRETRILANQIQLIYDSNLNHASPVHRMITSYDENSLLWKEMSKGFRHSLKNIPIDFRHDDFWTIFENNLSNLIYLSPDSPNDLVDVNDSKVHVLGGIVDHQINKCVSSNRASSHKVATAKLPILEHFSTQKSYSTVLSINQVFDCLSTYRSSRDWVESLPE, encoded by the exons ATGCGGAGATCttttctgtctcttcttcgcgtttcttcgtttcgaacgaGCTCCCGAA GTTTCGCGTCCCGATGGCGCGCggaaaagcgagaaagagcgCAAATCGCCATGCAATCGCCCGAAACGccaaaaatcgtcatcgaTTTGAGTTTGACGCATGGAGTGACACTAAGA GAAACGCGAATATTGGCTAATCAAATTCAGCTAATCTACGACTCGAATCTCAATCACGCGAGTCCCGTACATCGAATGATTACGAGCTacgacgaaaattcgctACTGTGGAAAGAAATGAGCAAAGGATTTCGTCATTCATTGAAAAATATTCCA attgaTTTTCGACACGACGACTTTTGGACGATATTTGAAAACAATCTTTCAAATCTCATTTACCTCAGTCCAGATTCTCCCAACG atttaGTCGATGTGAACGATTCCAAAGTTCATGTACTCGGAGGAATCGTGGATCACCAAATCAATAAG TGCGTTTCCTCGAACCGCGCATCTTCTCACAAAGTCGCAACCGCGAAACTTCCAATTTTAGAACACTTTTCAACGCAGAAATCCTACTCAACAGTACTCTCCATAAATCAAG TA